In Pantanalinema sp., the genomic window GGAGACGTTCATCTATCATAGACGGGCAAGCGTTGAATCTGAATTAAAAGATCGTTCATATTGCATTAAAGAATCACGAAGGAAGGGGGATCGGGTAGAGCGAAATCGAGCGGGGGTACGTAGAGGAGAGCAGGAGGAGGCAGCTTGTTCGGCGCAGAGGTCGTCACGCGTACCAAATTCTTGGCCCCGCGCATGCGTCGCGCCCACCTGGGGCGCGAGCGGCTCGACGTGCTGCTGGACCAGGCGCGCGACTTGCCGCTCTTCGCCGTGGTCGCGGGAACCGGGTACGGCAAGAGCGCGCTTCTGGCCGACTACTTCGAGCGCCGGGGGCTCGCCACGCTCTGGTACGCCCTCTCCGAGCGCGACGCGGACCCGCAGGTGCTCTCGCTCCACCTGGCTCACCTCGCCCACCGGCGCTTTCCCGGGGTGGCCGATCGCGCCCTGGCGCTGTTGGCCCAGCCGGGCGGAGCCGCCCTGCACGGCCTGGAGGCCGTCGAGCGCCTCGCGGACAGCCTGATCGATCGGCTCGAGGGCGAGCACTGGCTCATCCTCGACGACTTCCACCACCTCCACGGCGCCCCCGACGCCCTCGCCCTGGTCAATCACCTGCTGACCCACCTGCCCCCCGCGCTGCACCTGGTGCTGGTCTCGCGGCAGCGGCCCGAGCTGCCCGACTTCGCCCGCTACCGCCTGCAGGGGGACGCCCTCACCCTCGACCAGAAGACCCTCGCCTTCACCCCGGCCGAGGCCCGCGCCCTCTTCGATCGCCTGGGCGGCGAGGCACCGGGGGCCGAGGCGGCCGAGCACCTCATCGACAGGACCGAGGGCTGGCCCATGGCCCTGCAGCTTCTCGCCCAGCGCGCCGCCGACGGGGAGCACGAGGGCTGCTTCGAGGACGAGGCGGGCTCGCGGCGGGACCTCTTCGAGTACCTGGCCCGCGAGGTCTTCGCCAAGCTTCAACCGGCCGAGCGCGAGCTGCTGCTCGCCGTCGCGCCCCTCTCGCGCCTCGACGCGCGGGCCTGCGGCGCCCTGGTGGACGACCCCGAGGCCCCCGCGCGCCTGCGCAGCCTGGGCGAGCGCGGCCTGTTCCTCGCTCCCTTGGGGCCGAGCGCCTATCGCCTGCACCCCCTCTTCAAGGAGTTCCTGCTCGCGCGCCTCCTGGAGACGAACGCGCTCCAGGCCGCCCACCTTTCAGCCGCCCGCGCCATGCGCGCCCTCGAGGAGCACGAGGAGGCGATCGCCCACCTCCTCTCGGCCGGCGCCCTCGCCGAGGCCTGCGCCCTGATGACCGCCCTGGCGCCCGGCCTGGTGAGGCAGGGGCGCTTCGCGCCGCTCGGCACCTGGCTTTCGGCTTTGCCCGCCGAGCTGGTGGATCGGACCCCCGAGCTGACGCTCGCCCACGGTGACGCCTGCCGCCTGGCGGGCCGCTTCGACGAGGCGATCGCCTGGTACGACCGATCGGAGAAGGGCTGGGGCGATGCGCCCGCCGAGCGCGCCAAGGCGCTCTCGGCCAAGGCCATGGTCTACCTGGACACCCTGCAGCCCGCCCTGGCCGAGCACTGGCTGCAGGAGGCCCTCGCCTGCGACCCGGATCCCGCGCGCCAGGCCTCGCTGCGCACCCACCTGGCCGAGAACCTCCTCAACCAGGGCCGCGCCCCCGAGGCCGAGCGCCTCCTGGAGGAGGCCGGGCTCGCCGCGCGGCCCGAGACCCTCGAGCACATGGGGCGCATCCTCCTGCGCACCGGGCGCCTGGCCTCGGCCCAGGCCCTGCTGCGAGCGATCGCCCCCCCCGAAAGAGAGGGCGCGACCAAGGCCCATCGGGAGGGGGCCCTCATCCTCTCCTTCATCGAGGCCCTCGCGGGCGCCGGCACGGAGGCCCTCGGCCACGCCACGAGCGCCCTGGAGCGGGCGCGGCGGCAAGGGGCCGCCTGGACCGAGGCCGTGGCCCTGATCCGCGAGGGGCACGCCCACCTGGTGCTCGGCAACGCCGAGGCCGCCGAGACCCGGTACCGAGAGACCCTCGCGCTGGCCGTCACCGTGGGCGTGGCGCGCCTCAAGGCCGAGCCCCTGATGGGCCTCGCGCTGGTGGCCGGGCGCAAGGGGCAGCTCGCCGAGGCCGAGGCCTTCGCCCGCGAGGGGCTGGATCTCGCGCAGGCCACCGGCGACGTCTGGCTCTCGGCTCTTCTGGGCCTCTCGCTCGGGGCCGTCTACGCGGCGGCGGGCGATCCCAAGGCGGAGCGCTGGCTCATGCAGGCCCAGAGCGGCTTCGAGCGGTGCACGGACCCCTTCGGCCAGGCGCTCTGCGCCCTGTGGTTCGCGCGCCTGGCCATTTCGCTGCGCGAGCCCAAGGCCCTTTCCCTGCGCGTCCGGACGCTCTGCGCCCTGGTGCGCAAGCACGACTACGGCTTCCTGCTGGAGCGCGGCACCTTCCTGGGCTTCTCGAGCGCCGAGGCCTCCCGGGCCTTCCTCGACGCCGCCCTTTCCCTGGGGGTCTCCAGAGCGACCCTCATGCCATGGATCAAGGAGGACGAGGCCGCGCCGAGCGCCGCGAGCACCGACGCGCTGCGGGTGCGGACGCTGGGGACCTTCCGGGCGTGGCGCGGCGCGCAGGAGCTGAGCGATCGCGCCTGGGGCCGCGAGAAGGCCCGCCAGCTCTTCCACCTGCTCGTCGCCTACCGCGGCCAGTGGCTGCCGAAGGCCCGGCTGGTGGACCTCTTGTGGCCCGAGCTGGACGCGAAAGCCGCCGACCAGACCTTCCGCGTGGCCCTCAACGCGCTCAACAAGGCCCTGGAGCCCGAGCGCGCGAGCGGGCAGCCCACGCGCTTCGTCTTGCGGCAGGGCCTCAGCTACGGCCTGATGGCGAGCCCCGAGGTCTGGATCGACGCGGCCGAGTTCGAGCGCCTGCTCGAAGCCGCCCGCGCCCGGGAGACCGCGCTCGAGGACCCCGCCGACTGCTACCGCGAGGCCCTGGAGCTGTACGAGGGGGACTTCCTCCAGGATTTCCCCCACTACGACGCGTGGTGCGAGCAGGAGCGCGATCGCCTCAAGGACCGTTACAGCGAGGCCGCCCTGCGCCTCTCGCGCCTGTTGGCCGAGCGGGGCGACGACGCGGGCTCGGCCCACTGGTGCCAGCGGCTCATCGAGAAGGACCGCTCGATCGAGGAGGCCTACCGCCTGCTCATGCGCGCCTACTACCGCCAGGGCGATCGCCCCCTGGCGCTGCGCACCTACGACCGCTGCGTCGCGGCCCTGGCCGAGGAGCTGGACGTGGACCCCATGCCCGAGACCGAGGAGCTGTTCGATCGCATCTCCCGGCTCGCCCCTGTAACCGACCTGTAACAAACAAATCTTAACCTGCCCTCCAAACGTCACCCCCCACCCGTGACAGGAGGATCGGCATGCACTTTGGAGACTGGCTCAGCCGCTGGGCGACCTACACCCCCGAGAAGATCGCCGTCGTCGACGAGGCGAGCGAGCGCCGTCTGAGCTACAAGACGCTGAACCAGCGCTGCGATCGCCTGGCGCACGTCCTGCGCCACCGCTTCGGCATCCAGAAGGGCGATCGCGTCGGGGTCCTCGCCCACAACTGCAGCGAGATCCTCGAGCTCTTCTTCGCCGCGGGCAAGCTCGGCGCGGTGCTGGTGCCGATCAACTGGCGCCTGGCGGGTCCCGAGGTCCGCTACATCCTCGACGACTGCGCCCCGCGCGCCCTGTTCTACGGGAGCGAGTTCGACGGCCTGGTCCGCGAGATCCTCCCCTTGCTGTCGCTCGAGTACGTGGTGCCGCTCTCACCGGGCGGGCTGCTGACCTCCTACGAGGACCTGCTCGCCATGGCCCCTTCCGAGGTGCCCCCCCCCGCCGAGATCGCCCTCGACGACCCTCACCTCATCCTCTACACCTCGGGCACCACGGGCAACCCCAAGGGCGCCGTCCTCACCCACGGCACCATCACCTGGAACGCCATCAACACCCAGGTCGGCTGGGACCTGTGCCACGACGACGTGACCCTCGCCCACACCCCCTTCTTCCACACGGGCGGGCTCAACGTCCTGACCACCCCCCTCATGCACCGGGGAGGCACCGTCGTGGTGATGCGCGGCTTCGAGGCCGCCCGCTCGCTCTCCTTGATCGAGCAGGAGCGCTGCACCGTGGTCTTCGCCGTGCCCACCATGTTCCAGATGCTGCTGGATGCGTCCAACTTCGAGAGCTCGGATTTGAGCTCCATCCGCTTCTTCATCACCGGCGGCGCGCCCTGCCCGGTGCCCCTGATCGAGGCCTACGCCCGGCGCGGGGTGACCTTCAAGCAGGGCTACGGCCTCACCGAGGCGGGCCCCAACTGCTTCACCCTGGACGCCCGGGACGCCGTGCGAAAGGCGGGCAGCGTCGGCTTCCCCAACATGCACCTGGACGTGCGCCTGGTGGACGACGCGGGGATGGACGTGCCCACCGGCGAGGTCGGCGAGCTGCTCATCTCGGGGCCGCACGTCTTCGCGGGCTACTGGCGCAACCCCCAGGCGAGTGCCGACGCCATCCAGGACGGCTGGCTGCACACCGGGGACCTGGTGCGGCGCGACGAGGAAGGGTATTACTACATCGTGGACCGCAAGAAGGACCTCTTCATCTCGGGCGGCGAGAACGTCTACCCCGCCGAGCTGGAGAAGGCCCTGCACCACCACCCGAGCATCCACGAGGCGGCGGTGATCGGGGTGCCGGACCCCAAGTGGGGCGAGGTCGGCCGCGCCTTCGTGGTCCTGCGCGACGGCCACCTCCTCACCGAGGCCGAGGTGCTCGACTTCCTGCGCGCGCGGCTCGCCAAGTACAAGATCCCCAAGTCGGTCGTCTTCAGCGACTCCCTGCCCCGCAACTCGGCGGGCAAGGTCCAGAAGAACGCCCTGCGCGCGCCCCAGGCCGCGTCGGTCTAGAAGAGGAAAGCCACCGTGACCACCGAACAGCCCCCCCGCTACCGCTTCGTCGTCGAGGCCCTCCTGTTTCTCACCTACGCGGTCTTCGGCCTCTCCTGGATCGCCGTCACCCCGCTCAGCGCCGAGATCCAGGCGAGCTTCCACATCACCGCCGCCCAGTTCGGGCTGATCACCACCCTGGTCTCCGTGGCCAAGGTCGTGGCCCCCCTGGTCACGGGCCTCTTGGCCGTCAAGATCGGCATCAAGCGCACCGTCTTGATCGGCAGCCTGTGCATCTCGTGCGCGGCGCTCTCGCCCCTGGCCACCGACTTCAACCTCTTTTTGGTCTCGCGCTTCGTGTTCGGGGTGGGCGGGGCCATGGTCGTCACCCTCTTCAGCGCCTCGGTGATGCAGTGGTTCCCCAAGGACGAGCTGCCCCTGGTCACCGCCCTCAACAACGTGGCGGTCAACACCGGCATCACCGTCACCCTCTTCGCCACCGTCCCGCTGTCGGGGATGCTCGGCTGGCGCAAGACCCTCCTGGTCTACGGCCTGGTGAGCGTCGGCCTGCTGGTCGCCTGGGCGGTGTTCGGGCGCGATCGCAGCACCGCCCAGGCCACCCGGGCGCAAGCCAGCGAAGAGGCCAGCTACGCGGACGTGTGGCGCATGAAGGAGACCTGGATCATCGCCCTGAGCTTCGCGGGGCCGCTCGCGCTGTACCTGGCCTTCAACACCTGGCTGCCCAAGTACTACATGGAGGCCTTCGGCATGACCAAGGCGGCGGCCTCGCAGTACACCGGCCTCTTCAACCTGGTCGGGATCCCGACGGCCATCGTCGCGGGCATCCTCACCAAGCAGCTCGGGCTGCGCCGGCCCTTCATCATCGGGGCGGGGGTGCTGATGGGCTGCTCGAGCTTCGGGATGTTCCTCTTCAACCAGCCCGCGCTCCTGATGGTCTCGGCCGTCTGCCTCGGCGTGGCCATGTTCACCTACGTCGCGCCCCTCTTCACCGCGCCCATGGAGCTTGCCGGGATGACCCCGCAGAAGGTCAGCCTCATGATGGGGACGGTCTTCAGCTTCGCCTACGTCTTCTCGTCGCTCTCGCCGGTGGTGGTGGGCTACCTGCGCGACGCGACCGGCACCTTCACCCTGGGCTTCGGCATCTGGGCGGCCTTCTCGTGGGTGCTCGCCCTGGGCGGGCTGCTGCTGCCCGAGACGGGGCCGCGCCGCTCCGGCGCCTGGCTCGGGCGGGTCGTGCCGGCGCAGCCGGAGCGCGAGTCGGCCGAAAGGCGCTAACAAGAGACGCGTGGGGCGGGCCGGCCGGCCCGCCCCACGCGTCTCCTGCATCCCGATCAGTAGGTCGCACCCACCTCCTGCACGACGGGCGAGACGGCGGGGTTCGCGCTGCTGAGCGAAAGGCGGGTCTTGAGGTAGCGCCCGCTGACCCCCGGCAAGTTGAACGCGTTGCCCCCCGGCATCGAGGTGCCCGTCACCAGCTGCCAGCCTCCCCAGTCCAGGCCGTCGCTGGCGGTGGCCACGTCCACGGCGACGCCGGTGAGCGCGGGCAGGCTCTCGACGTTCCAGAAGACCGAGCGCCACGTCACGGCCGCACCCGCGTCCAGGGGCGGGGTCTCGTAGGTGCCCGAGGCGGCGTAGACCGGCGCGTCCGGCTGGCGATCGCCGGTCAGGCGCAGGGCGCCGCCGGTCCCCTTGGGGTCCTGGCCGCGCAGGTGCTGGACGCGGAAGCCCAGGCGATCGACATGCCACAGGCTGCCGTCGGCCGCCCACTCCATGCCCCCGGGGTTGCTGAACTCGCAATTCCCGGTGCCGCTGCGGCCGTAGCGGCTGAGCGGAACCCCCGTCGGCGTGAAGACCTGGGTGAAGTAGGGGGCCGCGCCGTACGCGGTGACGTAGAGCAAGCCCGTCGGGCTGATGCCCAGGTGCCCCGAGGAGTTGGTGGGCTTGTCGGCGGTCGCGGTCGAGAAGGAGCGCACGAAGGCGCCGCTCGACGTGATGACCTGCACCCGGTTGGTGTTGTCGGTCACGTAGTAGAAGCCGTCGGGTCCCACCTTGACGATCCAGGGCGACTCGAACGCGCGACTCACGCTCCCCGTGGCCGCCGGCTGAGGCGCGCCCGTCCAGGTGGTACCCTGCCCGATCCCTCTGATGCAGACGCCGTTCTGGTTGAAGATCTGGAGGCGATGGCTGTTGACGTCGGTGACGACCAGGTTGCCGTTCCGGTCGATCGCCACGCCATGGGGCGTATGGCTGCCGGAGGCGTTGGTGGGGGCCACGACCGAGGCGGTGCTCGGGGCCACCCAGCTCGTGCCGTAGCCGACGCCCATCAGGAAGGTGCCGTTCGCGTCGAACTTGAGCACCCGGTAGTTGGTGTAATCCGTGACGTAGAGGTTGTTCTCGGCGTCGCACGCGAGCGAGGTAGGCTGGTTGAAGCCCTGGTTCGCCGTGCTCGAGGCGGTCGAGGCGGGGGCTGCGGTAGGCGCCACCCAGATCTGCCCCTGGCCGATGCCCCGCAGGAAGGTGCCGCCCGCATCGAACTTGAGCACCCGGTTCTGGGGCTTGTCGCACACCCAGATGTCGCCCCGGCGGTCGATGGCGATCTCGTTGATCAAGTTGCCGAACTGCCCGTTGCCGCTGCCCGCCGAGCCGAACTGACCGAGGTAGTCGTGCTGGCCGGTCGAGTAGACCTCGACGCTGCTCGCCGTCCCCGGCGCGAAGTCGTCCATGGAGGTCAGGACCCGCTGAGCGCCCAGCTGCTCGGCGCCCGCTCCCGCAGGCCCGCCCTCCAGGTCGTCCGCTCCCGCCCCCGAGGCCAGCACGACGGAGAGGGAGAGCCCCAGCTGGTTGCGCCCCGACGCCAGGGTCACGGGCAGGCGCCCCCAGCTCATCATGCGGCCGGTGCCGGCAGCCCCCGCGAAGCCCGCGGCGTAGAGGGTGTAGCCCCCGCCCGCGGGCAGGTCCGCGAACGTGATCTGGCCCCCGCCTGCGCCGAGGGTGGCGTTGCGCACGACGACGCCGTTGCGCAGCCGCACCGTGACCGACTGGGTGTTGGAGACGAGGGCCTGGGCCTCGCGGGGCAGCACGACCCTGATCGTGACGGTGGCGAGACCGGTGGCGCTCGCCGGGGCGCCCTCCACCGACGGGCTCACCGCCCGCAGGGGAACGGCCTGGCAGGCTGCCACCAGGCTCAGGGCGATCGCGGCGAAGGCAGTCAAACGCAAGGAACGCGTCATTGGACCACCCCCATGTGGGCGCGCCGGACCCACTCGGCGGCCTTCTGAACGTCCCAGACCTGGAGCCCGTCCAGGGTGGCGTTCTGCAACACCGCACCGTTGGCCCCCGGGATCAAGAGCGGGCTCGAGAAGCTTAGCAGCGCAGGCAGCTCAGTCACCCCAAGGCGGCCCGCGTACGGATCGGTGGCGCGCAGCTCGCCGTCCCAGTAGAGTTCGAGCCCCCGCGAGCCCCACGTCGCCGCCACGTGGTGCCACTCCCCCCTCTGCCACGGTGCCGACGTCGGCACCCACGTGGCGAGGTGGCTTCCCCCCGGGTCGTAAGAGGAGAAGTAGATCTCGTAGCGACCGTCGGTCCGTCGGCGCTTGGTGATCGAGACGAAGGTGTTGAAGGACGGGTTGTTGAGCTTGAAGAGGGAGACGCCCCCGGCCTCCTCCCAGGAATAGGCCGGGCGGATCCAGAAGGCGATCGCCCCCTGTTCCATGTTGAAGGCGCGCGCGTCGAAGCTCAGGCGATCGGGAGCAACGGAATCTCCGGCGTAGGGGGTGGCAACATCCCCCTCCTCGATCTGGAAGCCGTCAAACCACGCGGTTCCGGTCTTGTTGCGGAACAAGGGATAGAACACGGTTCGGCAGTCCTCCGACACCGAGAAGGACACGCTCAGGCGCGTCCAGTCGAAGGTCCCGATGGGGCAGGCTGCGGCGAAGGTGCTGACCACCACGCCGCCGTTTCGAAAGGTGTTCACTCTGAGCCCCAAATCCGTGGCGCTCCCGCCGGCCGAGACGTTTTGACCCCTGACCCACAAGGAGAAGGTATAGGACTTGCCCGCCTTGAGGTGGTACGTACCGCTGTCGAAGTAACCAAGCGTGTTGTCCGCGGCCCCCGTCCGGACGATCTTGAGGGACCTCTGGCCAAAGCGGGGAACCGTGGCATCGAGCGAAAAGGTGGCATCGGGGGTCACGCTAGTCACCATCATGCCGTCGGGCACGCCGTTGCCGTCCGAGTCCAGCTCGACGCTGGAATTCGCGATCATGTTCACGCCCGAATCGACCACGACCCCCCTACCGACCCGGCCCTCGTCGTCGGTGGTGCCGACGTTCTCGACGGCGCTGCCGAAGCCGTCGACGATCAGGCTCCCTCCCGCCTCGAAGCCGGTCGCCGCCGCCCCCTCCTCGAGCTGGGCGGCGTCCACGTCCACCGTTGCAGGGAACACCGCCTGCCCGGCCACGGAGCCGACGCGCACGAAGACGATGTTGTGCGGGCTCGAGACCGTGGGCGTGAACGTCAGGGAGTAGCGCTTCCACGCGGTCGTCAGCGCGACGCTCGGGCCGTTGAAGCTGGGCCCCGGCACGAGCCGGTCGGTGGCGCACGTCAGCTGGATCTTCTCGCCGCCCACCGCCCCGCGCGCATGGACCGAGAAGGTGTAGGGGCGGCCCGCCACGAGCGAAAAGGGGTTCGCGCCGCGGGGCGGGGTGCCCGCGTGCCCCTGGCCCAGCCAGACATCCCCCGCCGAATTGGTCGTGATCCGCGCGAAGCGGGCTCCCTGCTGCGCCCCGCCGACCACCACCGAATCGGTCGCGTTGCCACCCGGCGTCCACAGCTGCCACGACCAGCGCTGATAGTCGCTGGGGCTCGCTTGCTCGAAGCCGGGGTTGATCAGCATGTTGGAGCCCTGGCCCGAAAGGCCGAGCCGGAAGGCCCCGCCCGGCCCCGGCCGGACGAGCTGGATGGGATCGAGGTTGAGGCGCAGGGCCTCGGTGACGAGGCCCTCCACCTCGCGGGCCTTGGCCTCGCTCAGGTTGGGCAGGCCCGTGGCGAAGCGGTGGGTCCCGGTCACGGCGTCCCATGTCACCGCGCCCATCACGTCCGAGGCCGCAAGGCCCAGGTGGTCCCAGAGGATGGCCGCGGCGGTGGTCGCCGACGAGAGCTGGACCTTGCTTCCCGAGATGCTGGTCCAGCCGGCCGCCGTGAGGCTGACCAGGGTGCGCAGGCGGAAGGCCGCGCTGCCGGTCCCACCAAGGGTCTTGGTCGACTCCAGGAGGTAAGGGGCGTCGAGCACGGGGGTGAAGCTGCCGGGGGCCTGGACGGTGAAGGTGCCGTCGGGGGCGGTGATCCCCGTGGCCCTGGCCTCCAGGGTGGAAGGATCGAGCAGGGTCACCGTGGCGTTGGCGCGGATCGAGCCGGCACCGGCCTGGGTTTCGTACCCCTCTGGCAGGATCACCCGGCCCGCAAGCAAGGGAGTCGCCGGGATCGTCGCCACAAACGACGGGCCGACCAGCGGCGCCGGACGGCAGCCGAGGACGACGAGTGCCGCGAGCAGCGAGGTCAGGATGAGGCGAAAGGGGCGCATCGGCTACTCCTGTGCGAGCCCCCGGGCGAGGCGCTGGATGGCCTCGACCGAGAGGACGCTGTCGTAGATCCGGAACTGGTCGAAGGTCGCCTCGGCCGGCGACGCGCCGGTGGTGTACGAGCCGACGCCCATGGCGGCCGGCACCGGCGCGCTGAAGCTCGCGACGGCGCCGGTGCTGTAGCTGCGGAACTCGGTACCGTCCAGGTAGAAGTGGAGATCGGCGGAATCGAGCGCCCAGCTCAGGGCGACGTGGTGCCACTCGTCGCGCCTGACCAGGCGCGAGAAGTCCGCGAGGCTCACCCCGACGCGCCGGGTTCGCAAGTTGTTGCCGACGTCGTCGGAGAGGTACGCGTAGAAGGTGCCGCCGATGCAGACCAGGTTGAGGGCCCAGGTGGTGGAGACGTTGTTGAAGTCGAAGAAGCAACGGGCGGGCTCTGCGATCGAGGGCGTCCAGGCGGGCTTGAACCAGAAGGAGACCGTCCCCTTCGTCGGATCGAGGTTGCCCGCCGTCGGGAACCTTGCCCCCACGTTGGCCGGGATGAAGCGCTGGACGCGGTTGTTGGTGTCGTCCGCCACGTAGAAGCGACCGTCCGGAGAAAAGGCGAGGTTGCGCGGGTTCTGGAACTGCGACGGGGCTGAGCCCTGGGTACCGAGCTGGCCCAGCAGGTTGCCCTGGCGATCGACCTTCGAGACGCAGTGCGCCAGGCTGCCCGTCAACCACGCGTTGCCCCCCAGGTCGAAGGCCAGGTCTTCGATCAGGTAGAAGGGGCCCGAGCCGCTGCCCGTGGTGCCCCACTGCGAGAGAAAGTTGCCGCTCGCGTCGAAGCGCTGGACGCGGCTGTTTCCCCCGTCGACCACGTAGATCTCGCCGCTCGGGTGCACCGTCGCGTTCCCCCAGCCGTTGAAGGCGCCCGGCACCGAGCCCGACGCGCTCTGGTTGCCCGCGGAAGTGGTCCACTTGGTGCCGTTCCCCATCCCCAGCAGGAAGGTGCCGTTGGGGTCGTACTTGAGGACGCGGTAGTTCGCCGCGATCCAGACGTTGCCCGACGCGTCGACCTCGCAGAAGCCCGGGTTGGTGAACTGGTTGTGGGCGGAGCCCGACGTCGCCCCGACGGGAATCGTCCAGCGCGACCCCGAGCCGATGCCCCAGAGCAGGCTGCCGAAGGGATCGAACTTCATGAAGCGGTGGTTGTTGTAGTCCACCACCACCGTGTTGCCGTCCCGGTCCACGCCGATGCCGTGGGGGTAGTTGAAGGTGCCGGTCCCCCCGGAGAAGGTGTTGAAGGACCAGATGTAGCGGCCGTCCGGGGTGAACTTCTGGATGCGATTGTTGACCAGGTCGGGAACGTAGATGAAGCCCTGGCGGTCCACGGCCACCGAGGTGACACGATTGAACTGGCCGAGGGCCGAGCCCTGGCCGCCGATCTGGCCGTCGTAGAGGGCGATCGCGCTGGAGAAGGCGTAGGCCTCGCCCCCGTCCTTGCCCCGCACGGGGGTGAGGCTCGAAGTGGCATAGGGGCCGACCTGGAGGGCGTCCTCCAGGTCGAAGAGCACGCGCGCGTTCGGGTTGAGGGCGAGGGAATAGGCCCCCGAGGCGTAGCGGAGCCACTGGACGGGGTCGAGGTTGGCGCCGAGGGCCCGGGAAACCAGGCTAGCCACCGTCTCCAGCTCGGCAGAGGTCACGCCCGCCGCCTCGGTGAAGGCCCCCGTGGCGGGGTCCAGGGAGCCCAGCAGGCTGGCGCCCGCGATCGCCCGCAGGTCCGCGACCGCGGCGAGCGCCGTGGTGCGCGCGTCGATCCGGATCCCCGCCCCGAGCGAGGTCGCGCCCGACAGCGAGCGCCACTGGGCGCCGTCCCACATCACCAGGGTTCGGAAGCGCAAGAGGGCGCGGTCGTTCGAAGCCGCGAAGGTCTTGCGCGCGTCCAGCACGTAGACGGCGTTGGTGGTCGGGGCGAAGGCGGCGAAGGGATTGAGGGAGAAGGCGCCCGCGGCGTCGGTGAGGCCCGTGGCCACGACCTGCCGGTCGGCGTCCAGGAGCGTCACCGTCGCGTGGGCGACCAGATCCGCGGCCGAGGCCTGGACGGCGTAGCCTGCCGCCACGCGCCCCCAGAGGCCTGAGGCGGATCGCGCCTCGGAGGCGACGCGCGCCGAGGCTGCCTCTCGGGGGAGGCTCGATGGGTTCTGACACCCCCCGACGAGCAACGCCAGGCAGAGCACCTTGATCAGCTTGGACTCATCGGTCATGGACGCGCACCCCGGCACTCTCGCAACATACGAGCATTGTACCCACCGGATGCCGAGACCTCCTTGATCCTGGGCATCGCCTTGGGCAAGGGCCCCAGGGTACCGGGACGCCGGGCGCCGAAAGGCGCTAAGCCACCTCGGAGGCGCTCTTCTCGGAGGTTCTCGGCACGTCGGGGTAGGCCTC contains:
- a CDS encoding BTAD domain-containing putative transcriptional regulator produces the protein MFGAEVVTRTKFLAPRMRRAHLGRERLDVLLDQARDLPLFAVVAGTGYGKSALLADYFERRGLATLWYALSERDADPQVLSLHLAHLAHRRFPGVADRALALLAQPGGAALHGLEAVERLADSLIDRLEGEHWLILDDFHHLHGAPDALALVNHLLTHLPPALHLVLVSRQRPELPDFARYRLQGDALTLDQKTLAFTPAEARALFDRLGGEAPGAEAAEHLIDRTEGWPMALQLLAQRAADGEHEGCFEDEAGSRRDLFEYLAREVFAKLQPAERELLLAVAPLSRLDARACGALVDDPEAPARLRSLGERGLFLAPLGPSAYRLHPLFKEFLLARLLETNALQAAHLSAARAMRALEEHEEAIAHLLSAGALAEACALMTALAPGLVRQGRFAPLGTWLSALPAELVDRTPELTLAHGDACRLAGRFDEAIAWYDRSEKGWGDAPAERAKALSAKAMVYLDTLQPALAEHWLQEALACDPDPARQASLRTHLAENLLNQGRAPEAERLLEEAGLAARPETLEHMGRILLRTGRLASAQALLRAIAPPEREGATKAHREGALILSFIEALAGAGTEALGHATSALERARRQGAAWTEAVALIREGHAHLVLGNAEAAETRYRETLALAVTVGVARLKAEPLMGLALVAGRKGQLAEAEAFAREGLDLAQATGDVWLSALLGLSLGAVYAAAGDPKAERWLMQAQSGFERCTDPFGQALCALWFARLAISLREPKALSLRVRTLCALVRKHDYGFLLERGTFLGFSSAEASRAFLDAALSLGVSRATLMPWIKEDEAAPSAASTDALRVRTLGTFRAWRGAQELSDRAWGREKARQLFHLLVAYRGQWLPKARLVDLLWPELDAKAADQTFRVALNALNKALEPERASGQPTRFVLRQGLSYGLMASPEVWIDAAEFERLLEAARARETALEDPADCYREALELYEGDFLQDFPHYDAWCEQERDRLKDRYSEAALRLSRLLAERGDDAGSAHWCQRLIEKDRSIEEAYRLLMRAYYRQGDRPLALRTYDRCVAALAEELDVDPMPETEELFDRISRLAPVTDL
- a CDS encoding long-chain fatty acid--CoA ligase, with translation MHFGDWLSRWATYTPEKIAVVDEASERRLSYKTLNQRCDRLAHVLRHRFGIQKGDRVGVLAHNCSEILELFFAAGKLGAVLVPINWRLAGPEVRYILDDCAPRALFYGSEFDGLVREILPLLSLEYVVPLSPGGLLTSYEDLLAMAPSEVPPPAEIALDDPHLILYTSGTTGNPKGAVLTHGTITWNAINTQVGWDLCHDDVTLAHTPFFHTGGLNVLTTPLMHRGGTVVVMRGFEAARSLSLIEQERCTVVFAVPTMFQMLLDASNFESSDLSSIRFFITGGAPCPVPLIEAYARRGVTFKQGYGLTEAGPNCFTLDARDAVRKAGSVGFPNMHLDVRLVDDAGMDVPTGEVGELLISGPHVFAGYWRNPQASADAIQDGWLHTGDLVRRDEEGYYYIVDRKKDLFISGGENVYPAELEKALHHHPSIHEAAVIGVPDPKWGEVGRAFVVLRDGHLLTEAEVLDFLRARLAKYKIPKSVVFSDSLPRNSAGKVQKNALRAPQAASV
- a CDS encoding MFS transporter, translating into MTTEQPPRYRFVVEALLFLTYAVFGLSWIAVTPLSAEIQASFHITAAQFGLITTLVSVAKVVAPLVTGLLAVKIGIKRTVLIGSLCISCAALSPLATDFNLFLVSRFVFGVGGAMVVTLFSASVMQWFPKDELPLVTALNNVAVNTGITVTLFATVPLSGMLGWRKTLLVYGLVSVGLLVAWAVFGRDRSTAQATRAQASEEASYADVWRMKETWIIALSFAGPLALYLAFNTWLPKYYMEAFGMTKAAASQYTGLFNLVGIPTAIVAGILTKQLGLRRPFIIGAGVLMGCSSFGMFLFNQPALLMVSAVCLGVAMFTYVAPLFTAPMELAGMTPQKVSLMMGTVFSFAYVFSSLSPVVVGYLRDATGTFTLGFGIWAAFSWVLALGGLLLPETGPRRSGAWLGRVVPAQPERESAERR
- a CDS encoding NHL repeat-containing protein, whose amino-acid sequence is MRLTAFAAIALSLVAACQAVPLRAVSPSVEGAPASATGLATVTIRVVLPREAQALVSNTQSVTVRLRNGVVVRNATLGAGGGQITFADLPAGGGYTLYAAGFAGAAGTGRMMSWGRLPVTLASGRNQLGLSLSVVLASGAGADDLEGGPAGAGAEQLGAQRVLTSMDDFAPGTASSVEVYSTGQHDYLGQFGSAGSGNGQFGNLINEIAIDRRGDIWVCDKPQNRVLKFDAGGTFLRGIGQGQIWVAPTAAPASTASSTANQGFNQPTSLACDAENNLYVTDYTNYRVLKFDANGTFLMGVGYGTSWVAPSTASVVAPTNASGSHTPHGVAIDRNGNLVVTDVNSHRLQIFNQNGVCIRGIGQGTTWTGAPQPAATGSVSRAFESPWIVKVGPDGFYYVTDNTNRVQVITSSGAFVRSFSTATADKPTNSSGHLGISPTGLLYVTAYGAAPYFTQVFTPTGVPLSRYGRSGTGNCEFSNPGGMEWAADGSLWHVDRLGFRVQHLRGQDPKGTGGALRLTGDRQPDAPVYAASGTYETPPLDAGAAVTWRSVFWNVESLPALTGVAVDVATASDGLDWGGWQLVTGTSMPGGNAFNLPGVSGRYLKTRLSLSSANPAVSPVVQEVGATY